A region of Streptomyces sp. NBC_01750 DNA encodes the following proteins:
- a CDS encoding S9 family peptidase, translated as MPAWEKRFRAPRVSLPDWAEDAPDRSLFVSNATGTYELYAWDRSTGEQRQATDRPNGTTDGVLSPDGASIWWFSDSDGDEFGIWMRQPFGGGDDEPAAPGLGPSYPAGLAIGRDGTAVVGRSTDEDGTTIHVVRAGAEPTEIYRHRESAGVGDLSHDGTLIAIEHTEHGDAMHSALRVVRIGGTSHAEGCGGATTVAELDDTKGGTEELGLEVLGFAPVDGDTRLLIGHQRRGRWEPMIWDVASGTETDLAIDLPGDVNAEWYPDGSGLLVAHSFEARGELFRYDLAARELVRIETPTGSVSGATARPDGQVEYLWSSAALPPQVRSTAGGVVLDPPGMKAPESVPVEDAWVEGPGGRIHALVQKPAGATGPLPTVFEIHGGPTWHDSDAFAAGPAAWIDHGYAVVRVNYRGSTGYGREWTDALKHRVGLIELEDIAAVREWAVTSGLADPAKLVLAGGSWGGYLTLLGLGTQPEAWTLGLAAVPVADYVTAYHDEMEALKAMDRTLLGGTPEEVPERFEASSPLTYVDAVKAPVYISAGVNDPRCPIRQVENYVDRLAARGAVHEVYRYDAGHGSLVVEERIKQVRLEIAFATGHLGQAAILG; from the coding sequence ATGCCCGCCTGGGAGAAGCGCTTCCGGGCCCCGCGCGTCTCGCTGCCCGACTGGGCGGAGGACGCGCCGGACCGCTCGCTCTTCGTGTCGAACGCCACGGGGACGTACGAGCTGTACGCCTGGGACCGGTCGACCGGCGAGCAGCGGCAGGCGACGGACCGGCCGAACGGAACGACAGACGGTGTGCTGTCGCCCGACGGCGCGTCGATCTGGTGGTTCTCGGACAGCGACGGGGACGAGTTCGGGATCTGGATGCGGCAGCCCTTCGGCGGCGGCGACGACGAGCCCGCGGCACCCGGACTCGGGCCTTCGTACCCGGCGGGGCTGGCGATCGGCCGGGACGGTACCGCGGTGGTGGGCCGGTCGACCGACGAGGACGGCACCACGATCCATGTCGTACGGGCGGGTGCGGAGCCGACCGAGATCTACCGGCACCGGGAGTCGGCCGGGGTCGGCGATCTGTCGCACGACGGGACGCTGATCGCCATCGAGCACACCGAACACGGGGACGCGATGCACTCGGCGCTGCGGGTGGTGCGCATTGGGGGCACCTCCCACGCCGAAGGCTGTGGGGGAGCCACCACGGTCGCCGAGCTGGACGACACGAAGGGGGGCACGGAGGAACTGGGGCTCGAGGTCCTCGGTTTCGCTCCGGTGGACGGGGACACCCGGCTGCTCATCGGGCATCAGCGGCGCGGCCGCTGGGAGCCGATGATCTGGGACGTCGCGTCGGGCACGGAGACCGATCTCGCGATCGACCTGCCGGGTGATGTGAACGCCGAGTGGTATCCGGACGGCTCCGGGCTGCTGGTGGCGCACAGCTTCGAGGCGCGCGGCGAACTGTTCCGCTACGACCTGGCGGCGCGGGAGCTGGTGCGGATCGAGACTCCGACCGGTTCGGTCTCGGGCGCGACGGCCCGGCCCGACGGACAGGTGGAGTATCTGTGGTCGTCCGCGGCGCTGCCGCCGCAGGTGCGCTCGACGGCGGGCGGAGTCGTGCTCGATCCGCCGGGGATGAAGGCGCCGGAGTCGGTGCCGGTTGAGGACGCCTGGGTGGAGGGACCCGGGGGCCGTATCCATGCGCTGGTGCAGAAGCCAGCGGGGGCAACAGGACCGCTGCCGACCGTCTTCGAGATCCACGGCGGCCCGACCTGGCACGACAGCGACGCCTTCGCGGCGGGCCCGGCGGCCTGGATCGACCATGGCTACGCGGTCGTGCGGGTCAACTACCGGGGTTCGACGGGTTACGGCAGGGAGTGGACGGACGCACTCAAGCACCGGGTCGGGCTGATCGAGCTCGAGGACATCGCGGCGGTACGGGAGTGGGCGGTGACGTCGGGGCTCGCGGACCCGGCGAAGCTGGTCCTCGCGGGCGGCTCGTGGGGCGGGTATCTGACCCTGCTCGGCCTCGGCACCCAGCCCGAGGCGTGGACGCTGGGGCTGGCGGCGGTGCCGGTCGCGGACTACGTCACGGCGTACCACGACGAGATGGAGGCCCTGAAGGCGATGGACCGCACGCTGCTCGGCGGGACGCCGGAGGAGGTCCCGGAGCGGTTCGAGGCCTCGTCCCCGCTGACGTACGTCGACGCCGTCAAGGCTCCCGTCTACATCTCGGCGGGCGTGAACGACCCACGCTGCCCGATCCGCCAGGTCGAGAACTATGTGGACCGGCTGGCGGCGCGCGGCGCGGTCCACGAGGTGTATCGGTACGACGCGGGGCACGGCTCGCTGGTGGTGGAGGAGCGGATCAAGCAGGTGCGGCTGGAGATCGCCTTCGCCACCGGTCACCTGGGGCAGGCGGCGATCCTGGGATAG
- a CDS encoding nuclear transport factor 2 family protein, with product MTAPTELSKAVETYWASAEARDWTGFAAVLADGVVYDLPQTCERVRGKEAYVRFNREYPGDWHLRIQRIVAGSGQVVTWIHCTVGLEEMYAVTFFTGDEEGRIATVTDFWPEAYEPPPGREHLVERY from the coding sequence ATGACGGCACCGACCGAGCTGAGCAAGGCAGTTGAGACGTACTGGGCCTCGGCCGAGGCCCGCGACTGGACCGGCTTCGCGGCCGTCCTGGCCGACGGCGTGGTCTACGACCTGCCGCAGACCTGTGAGCGGGTCCGGGGCAAGGAGGCGTATGTCAGGTTCAACCGCGAGTATCCGGGCGACTGGCACCTGCGCATACAGCGGATAGTGGCCGGATCCGGCCAGGTGGTGACGTGGATCCACTGCACCGTCGGCCTCGAGGAGATGTACGCGGTGACCTTCTTCACCGGTGATGAGGAGGGCCGGATAGCAACCGTCACCGACTTCTGGCCCGAAGCGTACGAACCCCCGCCCGGCCGTGAGCACCTGGTCGAACGTTACTGA
- a CDS encoding 4'-phosphopantetheinyl transferase family protein codes for MTRKMQEDTPIDVSAAGTDRPATPPLTGLELLWSGRVSSHAEDAAAHRHLLDADESARVAAFRRSVDRDAYTVAHVALRRLLGERLGRPPEAITLSREPCTHCGGPHGRPVVPGNDVHFSLSHSGGLVMIALAVLPVGVDVEGVPALDTVTEVAAQLHPAERKELAALPAEQRPAAFAGCWTRKEALLKATGVGLNEELSLTYVGAGAQPATSADWLLADLPTDPGFAAAIAVHLTGPGARPPHATSVAVKAR; via the coding sequence GTGACCAGGAAGATGCAGGAAGACACGCCGATCGACGTATCCGCCGCCGGTACCGACCGCCCGGCGACGCCGCCGCTGACGGGCCTGGAGCTGCTGTGGTCCGGCCGGGTTTCCTCCCATGCCGAGGACGCCGCGGCCCACCGGCACCTCCTCGATGCCGACGAGTCGGCGCGCGTCGCGGCCTTCCGCCGATCGGTGGACCGTGACGCGTACACGGTCGCGCATGTGGCCCTGCGCCGGCTGCTCGGCGAACGGCTCGGCCGGCCCCCGGAAGCGATCACGCTCTCGCGCGAACCGTGCACCCACTGCGGCGGACCGCACGGCCGGCCCGTCGTCCCCGGCAATGACGTGCACTTCTCGCTCTCGCACAGCGGCGGCCTGGTGATGATCGCCCTGGCCGTACTGCCCGTCGGGGTCGACGTCGAGGGCGTCCCGGCCCTCGACACGGTCACCGAGGTCGCGGCCCAGCTGCACCCGGCAGAGCGCAAGGAACTGGCAGCGCTGCCCGCCGAGCAGCGCCCCGCCGCCTTCGCCGGCTGCTGGACCCGCAAGGAAGCCCTGCTGAAGGCAACCGGCGTCGGCCTGAACGAGGAACTGTCCCTCACCTATGTGGGAGCCGGGGCCCAACCGGCCACAAGCGCCGACTGGTTGCTCGCCGACCTGCCCACGGACCCCGGGTTCGCGGCCGCGATCGCCGTACATCTCACCGGGCCCGGCGCTCGGCCGCCGCATGCCACCAGCGTGGCGGTGAAGGCCCGCTGA
- a CDS encoding TetR/AcrR family transcriptional regulator: MNSRAASAHAADPGTVRPGGRTARVRASVLRAAGDALVEHGFHSLDLADVARRAEVGKTTVYRRWGTTTGVIADLLADMSEQSVPRTDSGSLGEDLGAHARLVVATLTDPRQGPLLKAMIAAATCDERTAQALHRFYATRIGEWAPCVEGAVARGELPAGTDAREVIRAVSAPLYWRALTGGDPLDEAAADRAAAAAESAARAGAYTV, translated from the coding sequence ATGAATTCTCGGGCCGCATCCGCGCATGCGGCAGACCCGGGCACCGTCCGGCCCGGCGGACGGACCGCCCGCGTCCGGGCGTCCGTACTGCGCGCGGCGGGCGACGCCCTGGTCGAGCACGGTTTCCACAGCCTCGACCTCGCCGATGTGGCCCGCCGCGCCGAGGTGGGCAAGACGACCGTCTACCGCCGCTGGGGCACGACCACCGGTGTGATCGCCGATCTGCTGGCCGACATGTCCGAGCAGTCCGTACCGCGTACCGACTCCGGCTCCCTCGGCGAAGACCTCGGGGCCCATGCCCGCCTCGTCGTGGCCACCCTGACCGACCCCCGCCAGGGCCCGCTCCTCAAGGCCATGATCGCCGCCGCCACCTGCGACGAACGCACCGCGCAGGCGCTGCACCGCTTCTATGCCACCCGGATCGGGGAATGGGCGCCGTGTGTCGAGGGAGCCGTCGCCCGCGGTGAGCTGCCCGCGGGTACCGACGCCCGGGAAGTGATCAGGGCGGTCTCCGCCCCGCTCTACTGGCGGGCCCTGACCGGCGGCGACCCGCTCGACGAGGCGGCCGCGGACCGTGCGGCCGCGGCCGCCGAGTCCGCGGCGCGGGCAGGCGCGTACACCGTCTGA
- a CDS encoding TerD family protein has protein sequence MGVSLSKGGNVSLSKEAPGLTAVVVGLGWDVRSTTGTDFDLDASALLVDANGKVVSDQHFVFFNNLKSPEGSVEHTGDNLTGEGEGDDEQIKVNLAGVPAEVDKIVFPVSIHEGESRQQSFGQVRNAFIRVVNQAGGAELARYDLSEDASTETAMVFGELYRNAAEWKFRAVGQGYASGLRGIAQDFGVNI, from the coding sequence ATGGGTGTCAGCCTTTCCAAGGGCGGCAATGTCTCGCTCAGCAAGGAGGCCCCGGGCCTGACCGCGGTCGTCGTGGGCCTGGGCTGGGATGTACGCAGCACCACCGGGACCGACTTCGACCTCGACGCCAGCGCCCTGCTGGTGGATGCGAACGGCAAGGTCGTGTCCGACCAGCACTTCGTGTTCTTCAACAACCTCAAGAGCCCGGAAGGCTCCGTCGAGCACACCGGTGACAACCTCACGGGTGAGGGCGAGGGCGACGACGAGCAGATCAAGGTGAACCTGGCGGGCGTTCCCGCCGAGGTCGACAAGATCGTGTTCCCGGTCTCGATCCACGAGGGCGAGAGCCGTCAGCAGTCCTTCGGCCAGGTGCGCAACGCGTTCATCCGCGTCGTCAACCAGGCCGGCGGCGCCGAGCTCGCGCGTTACGACCTGAGCGAGGACGCCTCGACCGAGACCGCGATGGTCTTCGGTGAGCTGTACCGCAATGCCGCGGAGTGGAAGTTCCGCGCGGTCGGCCAGGGGTACGCCTCCGGGCTGCGCGGTATCGCGCAGGACTTCGGCGTCAACATCTGA
- a CDS encoding potassium channel family protein, producing the protein MTVAYFVLPLDGFGARRPEVSWTVFIAVLAVLACLLLLQIRNILIDKPGTHPVVTILLLMFLSLLIFSATYYALARHQGAFVGLQTRLDALYFTVVTLATVGYGDVVPQSQTARLVTMVQILYSFVFLTAAATAVTRRLRTQVGDRLGHNEPR; encoded by the coding sequence ATGACCGTCGCGTACTTCGTGCTTCCGCTCGACGGCTTCGGAGCGCGCCGGCCGGAGGTCAGCTGGACGGTCTTCATCGCGGTGCTCGCCGTCCTCGCGTGCCTGCTTCTGCTGCAGATCAGGAACATTCTCATCGACAAGCCGGGCACCCACCCCGTCGTCACCATTCTGCTGCTGATGTTCCTGTCGCTACTGATCTTCTCGGCCACGTACTACGCCCTCGCCCGGCATCAGGGCGCGTTCGTCGGGCTGCAGACGAGACTCGACGCCCTGTACTTCACCGTGGTCACGCTGGCGACCGTCGGCTACGGGGACGTCGTACCGCAGAGCCAGACCGCCCGACTGGTGACCATGGTCCAAATCCTCTACAGCTTCGTCTTCCTGACTGCCGCCGCGACCGCGGTGACACGTCGGCTGCGCACCCAAGTCGGTGATCGGCTGGGGCACAACGAACCGCGGTGA
- a CDS encoding DUF7144 family membrane protein, which yields MNTEPPMDMGTPMYKGPPPDEPNSGWVTGGVVFAAVLMLCSGVLAALQGIAAIAEDDVYGRLGNYVYRISLSGWGWIHLILGICVAITGAGLFKAATWARFTGIFLASISLVAQFLFLPYAPVWSVIMIAIDLFIIWTLAVYRSTEPRPASA from the coding sequence ATGAACACGGAACCCCCGATGGACATGGGAACACCCATGTACAAGGGGCCGCCGCCCGATGAACCGAACAGCGGCTGGGTGACCGGCGGCGTCGTCTTCGCCGCCGTACTGATGCTGTGCAGCGGTGTGCTCGCCGCGCTCCAGGGCATAGCCGCGATAGCCGAGGACGATGTGTACGGCCGACTCGGCAACTACGTGTACCGCATCAGCCTCAGCGGCTGGGGCTGGATCCACCTGATCCTCGGCATCTGTGTCGCCATCACCGGCGCAGGTCTGTTCAAGGCCGCCACCTGGGCACGGTTCACCGGTATCTTCCTGGCCTCGATCAGCCTTGTCGCCCAGTTCCTCTTCCTTCCGTACGCGCCGGTCTGGTCGGTGATCATGATCGCGATCGACCTGTTCATCATCTGGACCCTGGCGGTGTACCGCAGTACCGAACCAAGGCCGGCCTCCGCCTGA
- a CDS encoding flavoprotein gives MSERPKKPFLYIIVCAAGIAGDVGELITAAQEQHWDVGVIATPHGLGFIDAEAVAEQTGNPIRSAWRGPGDPRPFPPPDAIAVAPATFNTINKWAVGIADTLALATLCEAYGAGVPTAVLPSVNADLAAHPAYRQSLGRLREMGVVISGSEPQPEAGGSGCFRWEEALDLLRLTPKVSV, from the coding sequence GTGAGCGAGCGGCCGAAGAAGCCGTTCCTGTACATCATCGTCTGCGCGGCCGGAATAGCCGGCGATGTCGGCGAACTGATCACCGCCGCACAGGAGCAGCACTGGGACGTCGGCGTCATCGCGACCCCGCACGGCCTCGGCTTCATCGACGCCGAGGCCGTGGCGGAACAGACCGGCAATCCGATCCGCTCTGCCTGGCGCGGCCCCGGCGACCCGCGTCCCTTCCCCCCGCCGGACGCCATCGCGGTGGCCCCGGCCACCTTCAACACCATCAACAAATGGGCCGTCGGCATTGCCGACACCCTGGCCCTGGCCACGCTGTGCGAGGCCTACGGTGCCGGCGTCCCCACCGCCGTGCTGCCCAGCGTGAACGCGGACCTGGCCGCTCATCCCGCGTACCGGCAGAGCCTGGGCCGGCTGCGTGAGATGGGCGTGGTGATCAGCGGATCCGAACCTCAGCCCGAGGCGGGCGGCTCCGGCTGCTTCCGCTGGGAGGAAGCCCTGGATCTGCTCAGGCTCACGCCGAAGGTGTCCGTCTGA
- a CDS encoding CBS domain-containing protein, producing MASNKQLTARDIMSSGVQCVGAHQSLFDAAKMMRDLNVGCLPICGDDNRLTGLITDRDIVVKCCAEGVDPAEVQAGSLAGTLHWIDADAGATEALEIMETHQIKRLPVIDVRKGHSLVGMITEANLAKNLNDEQIAEFAARVYAGTR from the coding sequence ATGGCCAGCAACAAGCAGCTCACGGCCCGCGACATCATGTCCAGCGGGGTGCAATGCGTCGGTGCACACCAGTCGCTGTTCGACGCGGCGAAGATGATGCGCGACTTGAACGTCGGATGCCTGCCCATCTGCGGTGACGACAACAGACTCACGGGCTTGATCACCGACCGGGACATCGTGGTGAAGTGCTGTGCCGAAGGCGTCGACCCCGCCGAGGTGCAGGCGGGATCCCTGGCTGGGACCCTGCACTGGATCGATGCCGATGCGGGCGCCACCGAAGCGCTGGAAATCATGGAGACGCACCAGATCAAGCGGCTGCCGGTGATCGATGTCAGGAAGGGCCACAGCCTGGTCGGAATGATCACTGAGGCCAACCTCGCCAAGAACCTGAACGACGAACAGATCGCGGAGTTCGCCGCCCGCGTATACGCGGGCACGCGCTAG
- a CDS encoding 50S ribosomal protein bL37, producing the protein MAKRGNKRRARKKKKANHGKRPNA; encoded by the coding sequence ATGGCCAAACGAGGCAACAAGCGACGCGCCCGTAAGAAGAAGAAGGCCAACCACGGCAAGCGTCCCAACGCCTGA
- a CDS encoding flotillin family protein: MFGYRVPAPDEAMLISGGRRGLGGAPFRVVTGHGKFVLPIFRKTRFLTLSMCESEVTETCVTRQGIALHVRAVIAFKVGNDTESIVNAGQRFLSDQDQMSVLTGRIFAGHLRSIIGSMTVEEIVTERQKLAAEVLETSKTEMAKIGLIVDSLQIQSIDDGDVGYIDAMSAPHKAAIQRQALIAQAQATQASVEAEQVAARNQAEYARQTAVVKAEYSAEVDRAQAHAAQAGPLAQAHAQQEVLAAQTELAQRAAQLRQQQLVAEIVKPAEAEAERIRVLAVAEAERMKIQAAAAASHDRVALDRMLIDQLPQIVKEAAGGLAGANVNVLNGADGLGEIAAGLVGQGLTILDSVRQNLSGADHRHEKDNGPLGLPGRPAAPEKGTEKKDGKPTDGPVTID; encoded by the coding sequence ATGTTCGGTTACCGGGTTCCCGCTCCCGACGAGGCGATGTTGATCTCGGGCGGCAGGCGTGGACTGGGCGGTGCGCCGTTCCGAGTGGTCACGGGCCACGGCAAGTTCGTGCTCCCGATCTTCCGCAAGACCCGCTTCCTCACCCTGTCGATGTGCGAGTCCGAGGTCACCGAGACCTGTGTCACCAGGCAGGGCATCGCACTTCACGTTCGCGCCGTTATCGCCTTCAAGGTCGGCAATGACACCGAGAGCATCGTCAACGCCGGTCAGCGATTCCTCTCCGACCAGGACCAGATGTCGGTGCTGACCGGCCGGATCTTCGCCGGCCACCTGCGCTCCATCATCGGCTCGATGACGGTCGAGGAGATCGTCACCGAGCGGCAGAAGCTCGCCGCCGAGGTGCTGGAGACCTCGAAGACCGAGATGGCCAAGATCGGGCTGATCGTGGACTCGCTGCAGATCCAGTCGATCGACGACGGTGATGTCGGCTATATCGACGCGATGTCGGCCCCGCACAAGGCGGCCATCCAGCGACAGGCCCTGATCGCACAGGCTCAGGCCACCCAGGCGTCGGTCGAGGCGGAGCAGGTGGCCGCGCGGAACCAGGCGGAATACGCGCGGCAGACCGCGGTGGTGAAGGCGGAGTACTCGGCGGAGGTGGACCGGGCACAGGCCCACGCGGCGCAGGCCGGGCCGCTGGCCCAGGCGCACGCCCAGCAGGAGGTGCTTGCCGCGCAGACCGAGCTGGCCCAGCGCGCGGCCCAGCTCCGCCAGCAGCAGCTGGTCGCCGAGATCGTGAAGCCGGCGGAGGCCGAGGCCGAACGGATCAGGGTGCTGGCCGTTGCCGAGGCGGAGCGGATGAAGATCCAGGCCGCGGCCGCCGCCTCGCACGACCGGGTGGCGCTGGACAGGATGCTGATCGACCAGCTCCCGCAGATCGTGAAGGAGGCCGCGGGCGGCCTCGCCGGCGCCAATGTCAATGTGCTGAACGGCGCCGACGGCCTCGGCGAGATCGCGGCGGGCCTGGTCGGCCAGGGACTGACGATCCTTGACTCGGTCAGGCAGAACCTGAGCGGAGCCGACCACCGGCACGAGAAGGACAACGGTCCGCTGGGCCTTCCGGGCCGCCCGGCTGCTCCTGAGAAGGGCACGGAGAAGAAGGACGGCAAGCCGACCGACGGGCCGGTGACCATCGACTAG
- a CDS encoding TetR/AcrR family transcriptional regulator C-terminal domain-containing protein produces MTRQEATHTQRIPLNRDRVLRAAVALADATGIDALSMRRLAQELDVVPMALYKHVANKEELLDGMADAVVGEIDPPAAGPDWQRVVRGRILSARRVLLRHPWADRVIESRTGPTPAVLAYLDSMAGSFRDGGLSADLTHHVMHAMGSRLLGFSQELFDTSGPSGPPDPGLAARYPHIAELAATAAHDGGSTVGGGCDDQFEFEFALDLLLDGFESLRRQGWTSARKA; encoded by the coding sequence ATGACCCGGCAGGAAGCCACGCACACGCAACGGATCCCCCTGAACAGGGACCGCGTCCTGCGCGCCGCCGTCGCGCTCGCCGACGCCACCGGCATCGACGCGCTCAGCATGCGCAGGCTCGCGCAGGAGCTGGACGTCGTACCGATGGCCCTCTACAAGCACGTGGCCAACAAGGAGGAGCTGCTCGACGGCATGGCCGACGCCGTCGTCGGCGAGATCGACCCGCCGGCCGCGGGCCCCGACTGGCAGCGCGTGGTCCGCGGGCGGATCCTCTCGGCCCGGCGGGTCCTGCTGCGCCACCCCTGGGCGGACCGGGTCATCGAGTCGCGGACCGGCCCCACCCCGGCCGTGCTGGCGTACCTGGACTCGATGGCCGGGAGCTTCCGGGACGGCGGCCTCTCCGCCGACCTCACGCACCACGTCATGCACGCGATGGGCAGCCGCCTGCTCGGCTTCAGCCAGGAACTGTTCGACACCTCGGGCCCCTCCGGCCCGCCGGACCCCGGGCTGGCGGCGCGCTACCCGCACATCGCGGAACTGGCCGCGACGGCCGCACACGACGGGGGCTCCACGGTCGGTGGCGGCTGCGACGACCAGTTCGAGTTCGAATTCGCCCTGGACCTCCTCCTGGACGGCTTCGAAAGCCTCCGCCGCCAGGGCTGGACGTCCGCGCGGAAGGCGTAG
- a CDS encoding DUF4386 domain-containing protein: protein MSPDRRTAVAAGSLFLLTEAAAIAGAVLYSPLLGAADGRLAQGADTRALLGVLCEVVLVVAVAGTGAALFPVLRRHGEGLALGYAFGRLLEAAVIALGIVAVLALVTLRRDAGAAAGADVALAAVHDWTFLLGPNIALGLNTVLLAYLVYRARLVPRFIAVLGLVGGPLICASAVAVMFGAYAQLSVAGSAAALPVFAWELGLAGWLIVRGFGPGSGAVSRADGEVADPAGVRR from the coding sequence ATGAGTCCGGACCGGAGAACCGCGGTGGCCGCCGGGTCGCTGTTCCTGCTGACCGAGGCCGCCGCGATAGCCGGGGCGGTTCTGTACAGCCCCCTGCTGGGCGCGGCGGACGGTCGGCTCGCGCAGGGCGCCGACACGCGGGCGCTGCTCGGGGTGCTCTGCGAGGTGGTGCTGGTGGTGGCGGTGGCCGGTACCGGGGCGGCGCTGTTCCCCGTCCTGCGGCGCCACGGCGAGGGGCTCGCGCTCGGGTACGCCTTCGGGCGGCTGCTGGAGGCGGCCGTCATCGCCCTCGGGATCGTCGCCGTCCTGGCGCTCGTCACCCTGCGGCGGGACGCGGGGGCGGCGGCCGGCGCCGACGTCGCGCTGGCGGCCGTGCACGACTGGACGTTCCTGCTCGGGCCCAACATCGCCCTCGGCCTGAACACCGTCCTGCTTGCGTACCTGGTGTACCGCGCACGCCTCGTGCCGCGTTTCATCGCCGTGCTCGGGCTGGTCGGCGGGCCGCTGATCTGCGCCTCGGCCGTCGCCGTGATGTTCGGGGCCTACGCGCAGCTCTCCGTGGCGGGGTCGGCCGCCGCGCTCCCGGTGTTCGCCTGGGAGCTTGGGCTGGCCGGGTGGCTGATCGTCAGGGGGTTCGGGCCCGGCTCAGGTGCCGTGTCCCGGGCAGACGGAGAAGTGGCTGATCCGGCAGGTGTCCGTCGGTGA
- a CDS encoding toxin-antitoxin system HicB family antitoxin, with the protein MDLTPYVDTLRRELAVAAEAGGEDARELAERLTAPLESATRLTMLNVLSAAMDEITRELAPGSVDVRLRGLDPDFVVTLPPADGGPTEPAAPVEPLKAQAPAEGDEGGTARVNLRLPAHLKARAEEAASREGLSVNAWLVRAVSAAVDGGGTPRTTERTRTIGQSFTGWVR; encoded by the coding sequence ATGGACCTCACGCCGTATGTCGACACCCTCCGCCGCGAACTCGCGGTGGCCGCCGAAGCCGGCGGGGAAGATGCCCGCGAACTGGCCGAGCGACTCACTGCTCCGCTGGAGTCGGCGACCCGTCTGACCATGCTCAACGTGCTCTCCGCAGCGATGGACGAGATCACCCGCGAGCTCGCCCCCGGCTCGGTCGACGTACGGCTGCGCGGGCTCGACCCCGACTTCGTGGTGACGCTGCCGCCCGCCGACGGCGGCCCCACGGAGCCGGCCGCGCCCGTCGAACCGCTCAAGGCGCAGGCGCCCGCAGAGGGCGACGAGGGCGGCACCGCCCGCGTCAATCTGCGTCTGCCGGCCCACCTCAAGGCGCGCGCCGAGGAGGCCGCGAGCCGCGAGGGCCTGTCGGTCAACGCGTGGCTGGTGCGGGCCGTTTCGGCCGCGGTCGACGGCGGTGGCACGCCGCGTACGACGGAGAGGACCCGCACCATCGGACAGAGCTTCACGGGCTGGGTGCGCTAG
- a CDS encoding DUF4097 family beta strand repeat-containing protein, with translation MPSFDTPEPISATAHVYAGSIRFTAGDRLDTVVEVRPRDPKRDQDVRSANQTEVTYASGVLTVRTPKRSNLVGRTGTVDVTVELPTGSRVDMTGAWAQVLGEGRLGEVRVKTSSGDVRLDTTGPLQLTASHGSITVDRIEGMAEITTSSGSLRVGTVDGPAVLKNSHGTTTVGAATGDLRVNGANGDIDIARAEGSVAATTAHGTLRVAEVARGTVQLETSYGAIEIGIREGTAAWLDVSSGRGQVSNTLTASETPEKSEDTVEVRARTRYGNIDVRRARA, from the coding sequence ATGCCTTCTTTCGACACTCCCGAACCGATTTCCGCCACCGCCCACGTGTACGCCGGTTCCATCCGGTTCACCGCGGGCGACCGCCTCGACACCGTCGTCGAGGTACGGCCCCGCGACCCGAAGCGGGACCAGGACGTGCGGTCGGCCAACCAGACCGAGGTCACGTACGCGAGCGGTGTCCTGACCGTCAGGACACCCAAGCGCAGCAATCTCGTCGGGCGCACCGGCACCGTCGACGTGACGGTCGAACTGCCCACGGGCTCGCGCGTCGACATGACCGGCGCCTGGGCCCAGGTGCTCGGCGAGGGCCGGCTCGGCGAGGTCCGGGTGAAGACCTCGTCCGGTGACGTCCGCCTCGACACGACCGGACCCCTCCAGCTGACCGCCTCCCACGGCTCGATCACGGTCGACCGGATCGAGGGCATGGCCGAGATCACCACCAGCTCCGGCAGCCTGCGCGTCGGCACCGTCGACGGCCCTGCCGTCCTGAAGAACTCGCACGGCACCACGACCGTCGGCGCCGCGACCGGCGACCTGCGGGTGAACGGCGCCAACGGCGACATCGACATCGCGCGCGCCGAGGGCTCGGTCGCCGCCACCACCGCCCACGGCACCCTGCGCGTCGCCGAAGTCGCCCGCGGCACCGTCCAGTTGGAGACCTCCTACGGCGCCATCGAGATCGGCATCCGCGAGGGCACCGCCGCCTGGCTCGACGTCAGCTCCGGCCGCGGGCAGGTGAGCAACACGCTCACCGCCTCCGAGACCCCGGAGAAGAGCGAGGACACTGTCGAGGTCCGCGCCCGGACCCGCTACGGCAACATCGACGTGCGCCGCGCCCGGGCCTGA